The proteins below come from a single Microtus ochrogaster isolate Prairie Vole_2 chromosome 22, MicOch1.0, whole genome shotgun sequence genomic window:
- the Dnajb13 gene encoding dnaJ homolog subfamily B member 13 isoform X2, with product MGMDYYAVLQVNRNSEDAQIKKAYRKLAMKNHPLKSNEPSAPETFRQIAEAYDVLSDPVKRGIYDKFGEEGLKGGIPLEFGSQTPWTTGYVFHGNPEKVFHEFFGGDNPFSEFFDAEGNDIDLNFGGLRGRGVQKQDPPIERDLYLSLEDLFFGCTKKIKISRRVLNEDKYSSTIKDKILTIDVRPGWRQGTRITFEKEGDQGPNIIPADIIFIVKEKLHPRFRRELDNLFFVYPIPLGKALTCCTVEVKTLDDRLLNIPINDIVHPKYFKIVPGEGMPLPEDPTKKGDLFIFFDIQFPTRLTPQKKQMLRQALLT from the exons ATGGGGATGGATTACTATGCTGTGCTCCAGGTCAATCGCAACTCAGAGGATGCCCAGATCAAGAAGGC GTACCGGAAACTTGCCATGAAGAACCACCCGTTGAAGTCAAATGAGCCATCTGCACCAGAGACATTCAGGCAAATAGCAGAAGCCTATGATGTGCTGAGCGACC CCGTGAAGAGAGGCATCTATGACAAGTTTGGCGAGGAAGGCCTGAAGGGTGGGATTCCTCTGGAGTTTGGATCTCAGACTCCATGGACAACAGGCTACGTCTTCCATGGCAACCCTGAAAAGGTGTTTCACGAGTTTTTTGGAGGAGACAACCCCTTCAGTG AATTTTTTGATGCAGAAGGAAATGATATAGATTTGAATTTTGGGGGGCTTCGTGGCCGAGGAGTCCAGAAACAAGACCCTCCAATCGAACGAGACCTCTATTTGTCCCTTGAGGACTTATTCTTTGGCTGCACCAAAAAGATTAAGATCTCCCGAAGG GTGCTAAATGAAGATAAATATTCCTCCACCATAAAGGACAAGATTCTGACAATCGACGTAAGGCCTGGGTGGAGGCAGGGCACACGCATCACCTTTGAGAAGGAAGGGGACCAG ggaccCAACATTATCCCGGCTGATATTATCTTCATCGTAAAGGAGAAACTGCATCCTCGCTTCCGCAGAGAGCTTGACAACCTCTTCTTTGTGTACCCCATTCCTTTGGGTAAG GCTCTCACCTGCTGCACCGTGGAGGTGAAGACCCTAGATGACCGTCTGCTCAACATCCCCATCAATGACATCGTCCA tccCAAGTACTTCAAGATAGTGCCAGGTGAGGGTATGCCACTGCCTGAGGACCCTACCAAGAAGGGGgacctcttcattttctttgacaTCCAATTCCCCACCCGCCTCACACCTCAGAAGAAGCAGATGCTGCGCCAGGCATTGCTGACCTAA
- the Dnajb13 gene encoding dnaJ homolog subfamily B member 13 isoform X1 — MDVMVPACNQIVGAQPELHRLHSKALFKKEKRYRKLAMKNHPLKSNEPSAPETFRQIAEAYDVLSDPVKRGIYDKFGEEGLKGGIPLEFGSQTPWTTGYVFHGNPEKVFHEFFGGDNPFSEFFDAEGNDIDLNFGGLRGRGVQKQDPPIERDLYLSLEDLFFGCTKKIKISRRVLNEDKYSSTIKDKILTIDVRPGWRQGTRITFEKEGDQGPNIIPADIIFIVKEKLHPRFRRELDNLFFVYPIPLGKALTCCTVEVKTLDDRLLNIPINDIVHPKYFKIVPGEGMPLPEDPTKKGDLFIFFDIQFPTRLTPQKKQMLRQALLT, encoded by the exons ATGGATGTGATGGTACCTGCCTGTAATCAAATAGTTGGTGcacagcctgagctgcataggCTGCACAGCAAGGCTctgttcaaaaaagaaaagag GTACCGGAAACTTGCCATGAAGAACCACCCGTTGAAGTCAAATGAGCCATCTGCACCAGAGACATTCAGGCAAATAGCAGAAGCCTATGATGTGCTGAGCGACC CCGTGAAGAGAGGCATCTATGACAAGTTTGGCGAGGAAGGCCTGAAGGGTGGGATTCCTCTGGAGTTTGGATCTCAGACTCCATGGACAACAGGCTACGTCTTCCATGGCAACCCTGAAAAGGTGTTTCACGAGTTTTTTGGAGGAGACAACCCCTTCAGTG AATTTTTTGATGCAGAAGGAAATGATATAGATTTGAATTTTGGGGGGCTTCGTGGCCGAGGAGTCCAGAAACAAGACCCTCCAATCGAACGAGACCTCTATTTGTCCCTTGAGGACTTATTCTTTGGCTGCACCAAAAAGATTAAGATCTCCCGAAGG GTGCTAAATGAAGATAAATATTCCTCCACCATAAAGGACAAGATTCTGACAATCGACGTAAGGCCTGGGTGGAGGCAGGGCACACGCATCACCTTTGAGAAGGAAGGGGACCAG ggaccCAACATTATCCCGGCTGATATTATCTTCATCGTAAAGGAGAAACTGCATCCTCGCTTCCGCAGAGAGCTTGACAACCTCTTCTTTGTGTACCCCATTCCTTTGGGTAAG GCTCTCACCTGCTGCACCGTGGAGGTGAAGACCCTAGATGACCGTCTGCTCAACATCCCCATCAATGACATCGTCCA tccCAAGTACTTCAAGATAGTGCCAGGTGAGGGTATGCCACTGCCTGAGGACCCTACCAAGAAGGGGgacctcttcattttctttgacaTCCAATTCCCCACCCGCCTCACACCTCAGAAGAAGCAGATGCTGCGCCAGGCATTGCTGACCTAA
- the Ucp2 gene encoding mitochondrial uncoupling protein 2 has translation MVGFKATDMPPTATVKFLGAGTAACIADLITFPLDTAKVRLQIQGENQGLVRTAANAQYRGVLGTILTMVRTEGPRSLYNGLVAGLQRQMSFASVRIGLYDSVKQFYTKGSEHAGIGSRLLAGSTTGALAVAVAQPTDVVKVRFQAQARAGSGRRYQSTVEAYKTIAREEGIRGLWKGTSPNVARNAIVNCAELVTYDLIKDTLLKANLMTDDLPCHFTSAFGAGFCTTVIASPVDVVKTRYMNSALGQYRSAGHCALTMLRKEGPRAFYKGFMPSFLRLGSWNVVMFVTYEQLKRALMAAYGSREAPF, from the exons ATGGTTGGTTTCAAGGCCACAGACATGCCCCCGACAGCCACCGTAAAGTTCCTGGGAGCTGGGACAGCTGCCTGCATTGCAGATCTCATCACGTTTCCTCTAGACACGGCCAAAGTGCGGCTGCAG ATCCAAGGAGAAAACCAAGGGCTAGTGCGCACCGCAGCCAACGCCCAGTACCGTGGCGTGCTGGGCACCATCCTAACCATGGTGCGCACCGAGGGTCCACGCAGCCTCTACAATGGGCTGGTCGCCGGCCTGCAACGCCAGATGAGCTTTGCTTCGGTCCGCATTGGCCTCTACGACTCTGTAAAGCAGTTCTACACCAAGGGCTCAGAAC ATGCAGGCATCGGGAGCCGCCTCCTGGCAGGTAGCACCACAGGTGCCCTAGCTGTCGCTGTGGCCCAACCTACAGATGTGGTAAAGGTCCGCTTCCAAGCTCAGGCCCGGGCTGGCAGTGGTCGGAGATACCAGAGCACGGTCGAAGCCTACAAGACCATTGCACGAGAGGAGGGCATCCGGGGCCTCTGGAAAG GGACCTCTCCCAATGTTGCCCGTAATGCCATTGTCAACTGTGCTGAGCTAGTGACCTATGACCTCATCAAAGATACTCTCCTGAAGGCCAACCTCATGACTG ATGACCTCCCTTGCCACTTCACTTCCGCCTTCGGGGCGGGCTTCTGCACCACGGTCATCGCCTCCCCCGTCGATGTGGTCAAGACGAGATATATGAACTCTGCCTTGGGCCAGTACCGCAGCGCAGGTCACTGTGCCCTTACTATGCTCCGGAAGGAGGGACCCCGAGCCTTCTACAAGGG gtTCATGCCTTCCTTCCTCCGCTTGGGGTCCTGGAACGTAGTGATGTTTGTTACCTATGAGCAGCTCAAAAGGGCTCTGATGGCTGCCTACGGATCCCGAGAGGCACCCTTTTGA